ACCGCACCCCGGCGGTCAGGTCGCTGCGCCGCGGCTGGGTGCAGCCCGCGCTCGGCTCCCCGTACCTCGTCATCGGTCTCGACCTGTACGACACCTCCGCGGCCGCCGTCGACGCGGTCCGCGCGATGATGAGCCAGTCGATCTCCGCCGTACCCGACGGACTGCCCGTCTCTACGGTCTCCCTCTCCGACGCGTACGACCCGGTGGCGCTCTGGCTGTGCGCCCACGCACGGCCCTTCTACGACCGCGAGGCGCACGCCGGACGCGGATCCGCCGCCGTGCCGGGGTACGGCTACCCGCCGTCGGCCCCGTCCGGATACTGAGACGCCACTCTGCTCCACTCGTACCCCATCAGCCTCCGGAGTCCTCTCCGGAGGCTTTCGTTCGCCCCAATACCGCACCTCGAACGCCCAGTTGAGCGACATGTCCGATTGGTGCGAAGAGGACCCGAGATGGTCCGCTCAGGTGATCGCGACGTCCGGATAACGGAAGTCACAGCACCGCATCACGTTTGAGCAAACATTCCTCGTCAGGGCTGGCGGGTGATCGCGGACGCATTGAAGACTCCCCGGAACACCGGGCGTTCTGCTCACATCGAGCCGAAGCCCAGCATGTTGTTCCACCGAGCCGCTACCCGCGGCGGGCAAGGGCCGGCTACCGGCGGCCGAGAGGGGTCCTCACCACGATGACGGCACCACTGCACGAGACGAGTGCGGGCGAGTCGACCGCCACCGTCGTCGGCGCGCCCGACGCTCCCGGCACTCCGGACACCTCCGGCACCGGCGCCAAGGTGATCCAGGGCCGCTCGCCCTGGCAGATCGCCTGGACCCGCCTCAAGCGCGACAAGCTCGCCCTCGCCGGCGCCTTCGTCGTCGTCTTCCTCATCCTCGTCGCGATCTTCGCCCCGGTCATCGTCGGCCTCCTCGGCCACCCGCCGGAGGAGTTCCACGAGGACCAGATCGACCCGCTGTTCGGTACGCCGATCGGGTCGTGGGGCGGCATCAGCTCCGACTTCCTCCTCGGCGTCGAACCGGTCAACGGTCGCGACGTCTTCAGCCGCATCGTCTACGGCGCCCGGATCTCGCTGCTCGTCGCCTTCCTCGCGGCGGTCTTCGCGGTCGTCCTCGGCACCGTCCTCGGCATCATCGCGGGCTACTTCGGCGGCTGGGTCGACGCGGCCCTCAGCCGGATCATGGACGT
Above is a genomic segment from Streptomyces sp. NBC_00094 containing:
- a CDS encoding ABC transporter permease, which translates into the protein MTAPLHETSAGESTATVVGAPDAPGTPDTSGTGAKVIQGRSPWQIAWTRLKRDKLALAGAFVVVFLILVAIFAPVIVGLLGHPPEEFHEDQIDPLFGTPIGSWGGISSDFLLGVEPVNGRDVFSRIVYGARISLLVAFLAAVFAVVLGTVLGIIAGYFGGWVDAALSRIMDVMLAFPQLLFTIALVSVLPNQFLGLDGSGVRIAALVLVIGFFGWPYVGRIVRGQTLSLRNREYVEAAQSLGAGRLYILRRELLPNLIAPIMVYATLMIPTNILTEAALSFLGAGVKPPTASWGQMLSTAITTYEADPVFMVIPGLAIFVTVLAFNLFGDGVRDALDPKGSR